GCCGGCTGCGCACCAGCCAGCGGCGCCCCTGCGTGGCGCGGCACCCCACCACGGGGGAGCTGGTGTGGTTCAACCACGCGACGTTCTTCCACGTGAGCACGCTGCCCGAGGACGTCACCACCCAGCTGCGCGCGCTCTACGCCGAGGACGCGCTGCCCAACAACACGTTCTACGGCGACGGGGCCCCCATCGAACCGGAGGTGCTGGAGCGGCTGCGCGCCGCGTACCGGGACGGCCGCGTCGCGGTGCCCTGGCAGGCGGGGGACGTGCTGCTGCTGGACAACCTGTTGATGGCCCACGGCCGCCAGCCCTTCAAGGGCGAGCGCAAGGTGGTGGTCGCCATGGCCGACCCGCGCCGCTGGGCGGACGTCGTCTTCGAGGGGCCGCTGCCGGACTGACCGCCCCGTCACCGCATCCGAAAGAGCCCATGACCCACAAGACCGACATCGCGGCCGGCCTCGGCTCGCGCCGCCGTGCCCCCGTGAAGGTGTCCTCCGACGCGCTGGTGAAGGAGGGCTCGCTGCCCGGACTGGAGGGCTTCCCCCTGCTGGTGGAGCCCGCGATGGAGGGCGTGGACCTGGCGGCCTGGGCCGAGAACCACCGCGCGTGGATCGACGCGAAGCTGCTGGAGGTGGGGGCGCTGCTCTTCCGCGGCTTCCACGTGCCGGACGCCCTGGCGTTCCGCGGCTTCCTGGGCGCGCTGGGCGACCCGCTGCTGGACTACATGGAGCGCGCGGCGCCGCGCACGCAGGTGGCCCCCAACGTCTACACCTCCACGGAGATGGCGGCGGACCAGTCCATCCCGCTGCACCACGAGATGTCCTACTCGCACCACTGGCCCGGCCGGCTGTGGTTCTACTGCGACGTGCCCTCGCGCGTGGGCGGCGCCACGCCGCTGGCGCCGGAGCGGCGGGTGACCGCGTCGCTGCCGGAGGACCTCAAGGCGCGCTTCCTGAAGAAGGGCGTCATGTACGTGCGCAACTACGGCGAGGGCGTGGACCTGCCGTGGCAGGAGGTCTTCCAGACGCGCGAGCGCGCGGAGGTGGAGCGCTACTGCCAGGGCTGCGGCATGACGTACGAGTGGCGCGAGGGCGACCGGCTGCGCACGCGCGCGGTGCGCCAGGTGATGACGCCCCACCCCACCACGGGCGAGCCGCTCTGGTTCAACCACGCGCCCATCTTCCACGAGACGAACATGCCCCCCGCCGTCCGCGACGCGCTGCGGGCGCAGTTCCAGCCGGACGAGATGCCGCGCAACGCCTTCTATGGCGACGGCAGCCCGCTGGAGGCGGAGGTGCTGGAGCGCATCCGCGGCGCCTACGCCGACGCCACCGTGCGCTTCGACTGGCGCAAGGCGGACGTCCTCATGGTGGACAACCACCTCGCCGTCCACGGCCGCGACCCCTTCGAGGGGGAGCGCTCCATCCTGGTCGCCATGGCCCGGCTGACCCGGCCCGCCGCCCATCCCTGAAGCCTTCCGCCCCACCCTCGCACTTGCACGCAGGAGCCCTCCGAAGATGACCAGCGAAGCGATTGAAGGCTATCCGCTCTCCGCCGAGCAGCGGCGCCTGTGGGGCGTGGCCGGCGCGCGGCGCGTGCGCGCGGAGGTGCTCATCACCGGCCCCCTGCGCGTGGACGCGCTCGAGCGCGCCGTGGCCGACACGGCCGGGCGCTTCGAGATCCTGCGCACCCGCATGGCACGGCTGCCCGGCATGAGCACGCCGCTCCAGGCGGTGGCGGACCTGGCCGTCGCGGTCCACCCGGGCGCGCTGCCCCCCGCGGACGCCGCGGAGGACCGGCCGCTGCGCTGCGCGCTCCAGGCGGATGGCCCCGGGCGTCACCGGCTCCAGGTGGAGCTGCCGGCGCTGAACATGGACGCGTTCGCGCTGCGCGACCTGGTGAACGCCGTGGGACAGGCCTACGCGGGCCAGACCCCGGAGGGCGAGCCGCTCCAGTACATCGACTACGCGGACTGGCAGCGCGAGTTCCTCGCGGGCGACGACAAGGCGGAGGCCGCCGCCCACTGGCGGGGGCTGGCGGAGACGCTGCCCCCCGCCACCGCCCTGCCCTACGAGCGCCAGGAGGCCCCGCGCGAGGCGGCGGCCTGGGGCGTGCTGGAGGAGGCCCTGGAGGGCGCCGACGCCAGCGCATGGCGCGAGCAGGCGCGCCGCTCCGGCGTGGACCTAGAGGTGCTCGCGCACGCGGGCTTCCAGGCCCTGCTGTGGAAGCTGTCGGGCCAGGGGCCCCGCGTCGTCTCCACGCTGCGGCTGGATGGCCGCGCGTACGAGCAACTCGCGGGCGCGCTGGGCACGTTCGCGCGGTCGCTGCCGGTGGTGACCGCCCTGCCGGCGGACTACACGCTGGAGGACCTGATGGGGGCGCTGCGCCAGACGCACGCGGCCCACCGCCAGCACGCGCTCGCGTTCGACGCGGACACCTACCCCTCGCTGGCGCCGTCCGCCGCGCAGGCGCCGTACGTGTTCCGCTTCGTGTCCTGGCCGGACACGGACCACGCGGGCGCGCGCTTCCACCTGGAGCGGCTGGAGGCCCGCGAGGACGTGGCGGCCCTGCTGCTCACGGTCACCGACGACGGGGCCCGGCTGGGCCTGCGCCTGGACTACGACGCGGGCCGCTTCGCCTCCGCGGACATGGCGCGGCTTTTGCGCGCGTACCGGGTGCTGCTGGACGAGGCGTGCCGCCACCCCACCGCGCGCCTGGGCACTCTGCGCGTGCTGGACGCCCGGGAGGAGGACCGCGTCGTGCGCGAATGGAACGCCACGGCGGAGCGCGTGGACGCGCCGTGCGTCCATGAGCAGTTCGCCGCCTTCGCGGCCTCGCAGCCGGACGCGCCCGCCGTGGTGTGCGAGGGCGTGACGCTGAGCTTCCGCGAGGTGAACCGGCGCGCCAACCAGCTCGCCGCCCACCTGCGGTCGCTGAACGTGGCGCCGGGGGACGCGGTGGGCCTGTGCCTGCCCCGCTCCGCGGACGCCATCGTCGCGCTGCTGGGCATCCTCAAGGCGGGCGCGGCGTATGTCCCGCTCGACGCGGAGCTGCCGGCGAAGCGGCTCGTCTTCATCCTGGAGAACACCCGCGCGGCGGTGGCCGTCACCCTCGCGGAGCTGGAGGGGCGGCTGGAGGGCTTCGGTGGCGCGCGCGTGCGCCTGGACGCGGACCGGGCCCGGCTCGACGCCGCGAGCGACGCGGACCCCGCGCTCCCGCTGGACCCCGAGCACCTGGCGTACGTGCTCTACACGTCCGGCTCCAGCGGCCAGCCCAAGGGCGTGATGGTGCGCCACCGCGGGCTCATCCACCTGGGGGCCGCGCTGGAGCGGGCCATCTACCGCGGGCGCGGCGAGCGGTTGGCGGTGGGCCTCAACGCGTCGCTGGCGTTCGACGCGTCGGTGAAGCAGATCCTCCAGGTGTGCCGGGGCCACACGCTCCACGTGCTCACCGACCGCGTCCGGCTGGACGGCGCGGCGATGGCCGCGTTGCTGCGGCAGGCCCCGCTGGACGTGCTGGACCTGACGCCCACGCAGCTGCGGCTGCTGCTGGAGAACCGGGACGGGCTGCCCCTGTCCGGGCTGCCCGTGCTCCTGCTCGGAGGCGAGGCCATCGACCCGGCGCTCTGGAAGCGGCTGGCCACCGAGGGGCGCGGCGCCTACAACCTCTACGGCCCCACCGAGTGCACGGTGGACACCACCACGGTGGCCGTCACGGCGGACGCGGCCGAGCCCACCCTGGGCGGACCGCTGATGAACGTGCGCGCGTACCTGCTGGACGCGGGCGGACGCCCCGTGCCGGTGGGGGTCCCCGGGGAGCTGTACATCGGCGGGGACGGCGTGGCGCGCGGCTACTGCGGCCGGCCCGACCTGACCGCGGAGCGCTTCGTGCCCGACCCGTTCAGCCCCACGCCCGGCGCCCGCATGTACCGCAGCGGGGACCTGATGCGCTTCACCGAGACCGGCGCGCTCGTCTTCCTGGGCCGCGTGGACTTCCAGGTGAAGGTGCGCGGCTTCCGCATCGAGCTTGAGGAGATTGAGCAGGCCCTGGCCACCCACCCGGAGGTGCGCCACGCGGCGGTCACCGCGCGCGACGGGGGCGCGGAGGGCGCGCAGCTGGTGGCCTACGTCATGCCCAAGCGCCGCCACGGCGCGCGGCTGGACGGCCGCGCCCGCTATGCGCTGCCCAACGGCCTGGCCATCCTGCACCAGAACAAGAACGAGACGGACTACCTCTACCGGGAGCTGTTCCAGGAGCGGCTCTACATCCGCCACGGCGTGCGGCTGCCGGCCCGGGGCGTCATCCTGGACGTGGGCGCGAACATCGGCATGTTCTCCCTGTTCGCCAGCCTGCACGCCCCCGACTGCCAGGTGTACGCCTTCGAGCCGCTGCCCCCCCTGTACGAGACGGCCGCGGCGAACTGCGAGCTGTACGGGCCGCGCGTGAAGGTGCTGCCGGTGGGCATGTCCAACCGCGAGCACACCGCGACGTTCACGTTCTACAGCCGCTACACGATGATGTCCGGCCAGAGCGAGTACGCCAACGCGGCGGACGAGGTGGACGTCATCAAGACGTTCCTGCGCAACCAGCGCGCCGCGGGCGACGCCGCCGCGGACACGCTCCTGACGAACGCGGACGAGCTGCTGGAGGGGCGCTTCGCCGAAGAGCGGCACCCGGCCCGGCTGCGGCGCCTGTCCGACGTGATGCGCGAGGAGGGCCTTGGCCAGGTGGACCTGCTCAAGGTGGACGTGCAGCGCGCGGAGCTGGACGTGCTGGAGGGCATCGACGACGAGCACTGGCCGGGCATCCGCCAGGTGGTGATGGAGGTCCACGACGCCCGGGGCCACGCGAGCGAGGGCCGCGCGCAGGCCATCGAGCGGCTGCTGACGGCGCGCGGCTTCCAGGTGCGGGTGGAGCAGGATCCCCTGCTGGCGGGGACGGACCGGCACAACCTCTACGCGTGGCGGGAGGACGCCCCGGTGGCGCCCGCGGACGCGACGGTGGACGCGGCCCGGGTGTCCGCGATCCTCACGGAGGACTCCGTGCGCGCGCACCTGCGGCAGGTGCTGCCGGAGTTCATGCTGCCGCGCCACTTTGTATTCCTGGACACGCTGCCGCTGACGCTCACGGGCAAGGTGGACCGCAAGGCCCTGCCCGCGCCGGAGGCCTCGGCGCCGCGCGCGCAGGCGTCGTTCGTGGAGCCCCGGAACGACCTGGAGCGCCGCATCGCCCGGGTGTTCGCGGAGGTGCTGAAGGTGGAGCGCGTGGGCATCCACGACGCCTTCTTCGACCTGGGCGGGCACTCGCTGCTGCTGGTGCAGGCGCACAACAAGCTGGTGAAGGTGCTGCCCAGGCCGGTGTCCATGCTGGACCTCTTCCGCCACCCCACGGTGGCCTCGCTCGTCACCTTCCTGGAGGCGGACCGCGACGGCGCGGCCGCCCCGAAGGAGGACGGGGACGTGGACGAGGCAGCCCGGCGCCGGGTGGAAGCGATGAAACGCCAGAAGCAGCGCGGCAAGGGACGAGGTGACCTGTGAGCGACACCCTGGAGCAGGAAGGCCTGGAGGGCATCGCCGTCATCGGCATGGCGGGGCGCTTTCCCGGAGCCGCGGACGTGGACGCCTTCTGGCGCAACCTGCGCGACGGCGTGGAGTCCATCCGCACGTATTCGGAGGAGGAGCTGCGGCAGGCGGGCGTGGCCCCGGAGCTGCTGGCGGACCCCTCCTACGTGCGGGCCAACGCCGCCCTGGACGGCGTCGAGCTGTTCGACGCGGCGTTCTTCGGGATGAACCCGGGCGTGGCGCAGATCACCGACCCGCAGCAGCGCGTGTTCCTGGAGGTGGCGTGGCACGCGCTGGAGCACGCGGGCTGCGACGCGGAGCGCTTCGCGGGGGACATCGGCGTCTTCGGCGGGCTCAGCATCAACACGTACCTGCTGGAGAACCTGGCCGCCAACCGCGG
The sequence above is drawn from the Corallococcus macrosporus genome and encodes:
- a CDS encoding TauD/TfdA family dioxygenase, whose amino-acid sequence is MTHKTDIAAGLGSRRRAPVKVSSDALVKEGSLPGLEGFPLLVEPAMEGVDLAAWAENHRAWIDAKLLEVGALLFRGFHVPDALAFRGFLGALGDPLLDYMERAAPRTQVAPNVYTSTEMAADQSIPLHHEMSYSHHWPGRLWFYCDVPSRVGGATPLAPERRVTASLPEDLKARFLKKGVMYVRNYGEGVDLPWQEVFQTRERAEVERYCQGCGMTYEWREGDRLRTRAVRQVMTPHPTTGEPLWFNHAPIFHETNMPPAVRDALRAQFQPDEMPRNAFYGDGSPLEAEVLERIRGAYADATVRFDWRKADVLMVDNHLAVHGRDPFEGERSILVAMARLTRPAAHP
- a CDS encoding non-ribosomal peptide synthetase, whose translation is MTSEAIEGYPLSAEQRRLWGVAGARRVRAEVLITGPLRVDALERAVADTAGRFEILRTRMARLPGMSTPLQAVADLAVAVHPGALPPADAAEDRPLRCALQADGPGRHRLQVELPALNMDAFALRDLVNAVGQAYAGQTPEGEPLQYIDYADWQREFLAGDDKAEAAAHWRGLAETLPPATALPYERQEAPREAAAWGVLEEALEGADASAWREQARRSGVDLEVLAHAGFQALLWKLSGQGPRVVSTLRLDGRAYEQLAGALGTFARSLPVVTALPADYTLEDLMGALRQTHAAHRQHALAFDADTYPSLAPSAAQAPYVFRFVSWPDTDHAGARFHLERLEAREDVAALLLTVTDDGARLGLRLDYDAGRFASADMARLLRAYRVLLDEACRHPTARLGTLRVLDAREEDRVVREWNATAERVDAPCVHEQFAAFAASQPDAPAVVCEGVTLSFREVNRRANQLAAHLRSLNVAPGDAVGLCLPRSADAIVALLGILKAGAAYVPLDAELPAKRLVFILENTRAAVAVTLAELEGRLEGFGGARVRLDADRARLDAASDADPALPLDPEHLAYVLYTSGSSGQPKGVMVRHRGLIHLGAALERAIYRGRGERLAVGLNASLAFDASVKQILQVCRGHTLHVLTDRVRLDGAAMAALLRQAPLDVLDLTPTQLRLLLENRDGLPLSGLPVLLLGGEAIDPALWKRLATEGRGAYNLYGPTECTVDTTTVAVTADAAEPTLGGPLMNVRAYLLDAGGRPVPVGVPGELYIGGDGVARGYCGRPDLTAERFVPDPFSPTPGARMYRSGDLMRFTETGALVFLGRVDFQVKVRGFRIELEEIEQALATHPEVRHAAVTARDGGAEGAQLVAYVMPKRRHGARLDGRARYALPNGLAILHQNKNETDYLYRELFQERLYIRHGVRLPARGVILDVGANIGMFSLFASLHAPDCQVYAFEPLPPLYETAAANCELYGPRVKVLPVGMSNREHTATFTFYSRYTMMSGQSEYANAADEVDVIKTFLRNQRAAGDAAADTLLTNADELLEGRFAEERHPARLRRLSDVMREEGLGQVDLLKVDVQRAELDVLEGIDDEHWPGIRQVVMEVHDARGHASEGRAQAIERLLTARGFQVRVEQDPLLAGTDRHNLYAWREDAPVAPADATVDAARVSAILTEDSVRAHLRQVLPEFMLPRHFVFLDTLPLTLTGKVDRKALPAPEASAPRAQASFVEPRNDLERRIARVFAEVLKVERVGIHDAFFDLGGHSLLLVQAHNKLVKVLPRPVSMLDLFRHPTVASLVTFLEADRDGAAAPKEDGDVDEAARRRVEAMKRQKQRGKGRGDL